One Babesia bovis T2Bo chromosome 4 map unlocalized Chr4_1, whole genome shotgun sequence genomic window carries:
- a CDS encoding putative DnaJ chaperone 3 yields the protein MFFGDFGFGGMPGGMPHHHRSREVDNEKFYKVLGLSRDCSESEIKKAYRKLAIKHHPDKGGDSEMFKEITRAYEVLSDPEKRRIYDEAGEDGLEGNMPHGDPSDIFDLFFGGGRKPKGKKRGEDVVTQLKVTLEQIYNGAMRKLAINKDVVCDTCDGLGGPSDAFVSCDLCNGRGIRVQIRQMGAMIQQSQSMCHACNGQGRSINESKKCKSCSGKGVKQMKKILEVNIDRGVPDQHKVTFHGEADERPNEIPGNVVFIICQAPHDQFKRSGSDLIIVKQIQLYEALTGAVFYIKHLDGRVLRIQTPANEVIRPSSIFVIENEGMPVYQSAFSKGNLYVNFEVQFPVSRKFSAAEKDQLKSLFPYKPESKPSGTTAAEDVDAREVDPQEIHDRAHAQSQQQADSDREDHHHHEGRSVQCNQQ from the exons ATGTTTTTCGGTGATTTTGGTTTTGGCGGTATGCCGGGTGGCATGCCTCACCACCACCGTTCTCGAGAG GTTGATAATGaaaagttctataaggtACTTGGATTATCTAGGGATTGTTCGGAAAGCGAGATTAAGAAGGCTTACCGCAAACTAGCTATTAAGCACCACCCTGACAAAGGTGGTGACTCTGAGATGTTCAAGGAAATCACCAGAGCTTATGAAGTATTATCAGATCCTGAGAAGCGCCGTATATATGATGAGGCTGGTGAAGACGGTTTGGAAGGTAACATGCCACATGGAGATCCAAGTGATATTTTTGATTTGTTTTTCGGTGGTGGTAGAAAACCCAAGGGAAAGAAACGTGGTGAGGATGTTGTAACCCAGCTGAAGGTTACTCTCGAGCAAATATACAACGGTGCTATGCGTAAGCTCGCAATCAATAAGGATGTTGTATGTGATACGTGTGATGGTCTTGGGGGACCAAGTGACGCCTTTGTTAGTTGTGATCTTTGTAACGGACGTGGTATCCGAGTCCAAATTCGCCAAATGGGTGCAATGATTCAACAATCACAATCGATGTGTCATGCCTGTAATGGCCAGGGTAGGAGCATAAACGAGTCAAAGAAGTGCAAGTCGTGTTCGGGTAAGGGTGTGAAacagatgaagaagattTTGGAGGTAAATATAGACAGGGGTGTACCAGATCAGCATAAGGTGACATTCCATGGCGAGGCTGACGAACGACCAAATGAAATACCCGGTAACGTCGTGTTCATTATATGTCAAGCTCCTCATGATCAATTCAAACGTAGTGGCTCTGACCTCATTATTGTCAAACAGATCCAGTTGTACGAGGCCTTAACAGGTGCTGTTTTCTACATAAAGCACTTGGATGGTAGGGTGCTGCGCATCCAGACACCTGCTAACGAGGTTATTCGCCCATCCTCCATATTTGTTATTGAGAATGAGGGTATGCCAGTGTACCAAAGCGCTTTTAGCAAAGGTAATCTGTATGTCAACTTCGAGGTGCAATTCCCCGTATCACGCAAATTCTCTGCTGCTGAAAAGGATCAGCTTAAATCGCTGTTCCCTTACAAGCCAGAGTCCAAACCCTCGGGTACAACTGCTGCTGAAGATGTGGATGCGCGTGAGGTTGACCCTCAGGAAATACACGACAGGGCACATGCACAATCTCAACAGCAAGCCGACAGTGACCGTGAAGATCATCATCACCACGAGGGTAGAAGTGTGCAATGCAACCAGCAGTGA
- a CDS encoding Rhoptry-associated protein 1 (RAP-1) family protein, with protein sequence MRIISGVVGCLFLVFSHHVSAFRHNQRVGSLAPAEVVGDLTSTLETADTLMTLRDHMHNITKDMKHVLSNGREQIVNDVCSNAPEDSNCREVVNNYADRCEMYGCFTIDNVKYPLYQEYQPLSLPNPYQLDAAFRLFKESASNPAKNSVKREWLRFRNGANHGDYHYFVTGLLNNNVVHEEGTTDVEYLVNKVLYMATMNYKTYLTVNSMNAKFFNRFSFTTKIFSRRIRQTLSDIIRWNVPEDFEERSIERITQLTSSYEDYMLTQIPTLSKFARRYADMVKKVLLGSLTSYVEAPWYKRWIKKFRDFFSKNVTQPTKKFIEDTNEVTKNYLKANVAEPTKKFMQDTHEKTKGYLKENVAEPTKTFFKEAPQVTKHFFDENIGQPTKEFFREAPQATKHFLDENIGQPTKEFFREAPQVTKHFLDENIAQPTKEFFRDVPQVTKKVITENIAQPTKEFLKEVPHTTMKVLNENIAQPAKEIIHEFGTGAKNFISAAHEGTKQFLNETVGQPTKEFLNGALETTKDALHHLGKSSDEANIYDASENTTQSNDSTTSNGEDTAGYL encoded by the coding sequence ATGAGAATCATTAGCGGCGTTGTCGGTTGCCTTTTCTTGGTGTTTTCACACCATGTGTCTGCTTTTCGCCACAATCAGAGAGTAGGAAGTCTCGCTCCAGCTGAAGTGGTAGGTGATTTAACCTCCACATTGGAAACAGCTGATACTTTGATGACTCTCCGTGACCACATGCACAACATTACTAAGGATATGAAACATGTTTTGAGCAATGGCCGTGAGCAGATTGTAAATGATGTTTGCTCTAATGCTCCTGAGGACTCCAACTGTCGTGAGGTAGTTAACAATTATGCTGACCGTTGTGAAATGTACGGATGCTTTACGATTGACAATGTCAAATATCCGTTGTATCAAGAGTACCAACCTCTATCTCTTCCAAACCCTTACCAGTTGGATGCTGCGTTCAGATTGTTCAAAGAGAGTGCATCCAATCCTGCTAAGAACAGCGTAAAACGCGAATGGTTGCGTTTCAGAAATGGAGCGAACCATGGTGATTACCACTACTTCGTCACTGGTCTGTTGAACAACAATGTTGTGCACGAGGAAGGAACTACCGATGTTGAATATCTTGTCAACAAGGTACTCTATATGGCTACCATGAACTACAAGACTTATTTGACAGTAAACAGTATGAACGCCAAGTTTTTCAACAGATTCAGCTTCACTACAAAGATATTCAGCCGTCGTATTAGGCAAACATTGAGTGATATCATCAGGTGGAATGTTCCTGAAGATTTTGAAGAAAGGAGCATCGAACGTATCACTCAACTTACTAGCAGCTACGAAGATTACATGTTGACCCAGATTCCAACTCTTTCCAAGTTTGCACGTCGTTATGCTGACATGGTGAAGAAGGTTCTGCTCGGTAGCTTGACCTCGTACGTTGAAGCTCCTTGGTACAAAAGATGGATAAAGAAATTCAGAGACTTTTTCTCTAAAAACGTTACCCAACCTACAAAGAAGTTCATCGAGGATACTAACGAAGTTACCAAAAACTATCTGAAAGCCAATGTTGCTGAGCCCACTAAAAAGTTTATGCAGGACACTCACGAAAAAACCAAAGGCTATCTGAAAGAGAATGTAGCCGAACCTACTAAGACTTTTTTCAAGGAGGCTCCTCAAGTCACCAAACACTTCTTCGATGAGAACATTGGCCAACCCACCAAGGAGTTTTTCAGGGAAGCTCCCCAAGCCACTAAACATTTCCTAGACGAAAACATCGGTCAACCAACCAAGGAGTTCTTCAGGGAGGCTCCCCAAGTCACTAAGCACTTCTTAGACGAGAATATTGCTCAACCTACTAAAGAATTTTTCAGGGATGTCCCTCAAGTCACCAAGAAGGTTATAACTGAGAACATTGCTCAACCAACTAAGGAATTCCTTAAGGAGGTTCCTCATACTACCATGAAAGTCTTGAATGAAAACATTGCTCAACCTGCCAAGGAAATCATACATGAGTTTGGTACTGGCGCCAAGAATTTCATTTCCGCAGCCCATGAAGGTACTAAGCAGTTCTTAAACGAAACTGTTGGCCAACCTACAAAGGAATTCCTGAACGGAGCTCTAGAAACTACTAAAGACGCATTACACCATCTGGGTAAATCATCAGACGAAGCCAACATTTATGATGCCTCGGAAAATACCACTCAGTCTAACGACTCAACTACTTCCAACGGTGAAGACACCGCCGGATACCTCTGA
- a CDS encoding HEAT repeats family protein, producing MADLATAIAEFDSLNEFSKPDAKLLSTILLSDGVKLSQQLKALYFCRDLSSSECATILKKALEVHYDTFLRHEIAYVIGQAECEEAADVLVRLLEDTNEDPMVRHEAAEAIAAIGDKKYIDKLEKYKDDESIVVRDTCRLALESLNNNAKKGDSSDGVAICGCVSAPISTSAYRAIDPVPCVATEIAEMSILELNKVMLDEAAPLHKRYEALFQIRNSGGDEAAVMIGNALISDNVSEVFRHECAFVLGQMQSMAAADHLIKCLANSKEKPIARHEAALALGSCAAASNNQSDRNHIIAALEAHKLDSMKVVADSCIVALDVISESAIEAAS from the exons ATGGCAGACTTGGCAACAGCAATTGCTGAATTTGATTCTCTTAACGAATTTTCAAAACCTGATGCTAAATTATTATCCACAATACTACTATCGGATGGCGTAAAATTATCACAACAACTTAAGGCGCTTTACTTCTGTCGTGATTTATCTTCTAGTGAATGTGCTACTATCCTTAAAAAGGCACTTGAAGTACACTACGATACATTTTTGAG ACATGAAATTGCTTATGTAATTGGACAAGCAGAATGCGAGGAAGCAGCTGACGTATTGGTTCGCCTTTTGGAGGATACTAATGAAGACCCTATGGTCAGACATGAG GCTGCAGAGGCAATTGCCGCCATTGGAGATAAAAAGTACATCGATAAG TTGGAAAAGTATAAGGATGATGAATCAATAGTAGTACGCGATACATGTAGACTAGCGTTGGAGTCCTTGAACAATAATGCTAAGAAAGGCGATAGTTCTGATGGTGTCGCCATTTGTGGTTGTGTATCGGCACCTATCTCAACATCAGCATATAGAGCAATTGATCCTGTACCATGCGTTGCTACAGAAATTGCGGAAATGTCCATTTTGGAATTGAACAAAGTGATGTTAGACGAAGCTGCACCTTTGCATAAGCGTTATGAAGCACTATTCCAAATACGTAATTCCGGAGGTGATGAAGCAGCGGTCATGATAGGCAACGCGCTTATTAGCGATAATGTATCAGAAGTATTCCGTCACGAATGTGCTTTTGTATTGGGACAGATGCAGTCCATGGCAGCTGCAGACCATCTAATCAAGTGTTTGGCGAACAGTAAAGAAAAGCCAATTGCTCGCCACGAAGCGGCATTGGCTCTTGGTTCATGTGCAGCAGCAAGCAATAATCAATCCGACAGGAATCACATAATAGCAGCTTTGGAAGCACACAAGTTGGACAGCATGAAGGTTGTTGCTGATAGTTGTATCGTCGCATTAGATGTTATATCTGAGTCTGCAATTGAGGCCGCTTCATAA